One Astyanax mexicanus isolate ESR-SI-001 chromosome 3, AstMex3_surface, whole genome shotgun sequence genomic region harbors:
- the LOC111195512 gene encoding perforin-1 isoform X2 — MMGWMCRCLVTCWMWCSLLFILNAEEEPELGGPEECNDAHFIPGYNLGGEGFDVVKMERKGSFVIDMEKWDIGNGSCRMYQNSYLKNVKQKIPVAVKFWRTLPKCSKKVGSMIYDSSEALAKGSTSSISNNWKAGLDVPMTASVSLGGTHSREATYALDKSKEDKYSFTKHVVKCSFYSYKIASSPPLHQEFLQAVKSLPPEYNKESYQEIIDLFGTHYTKGVNLGGRMKAVTAIRTCQASTSDLTDTAVKDCLDVEASGTYNGVTLKAEAHHCQELKKRLNTKEKFSSMFNERQTDIIGGNINGEDILFSPTSHPNALNAWLESLKTIPDVVMYSLQPLHSVLDNKHPAKKGLKKAIETYILENGLKNVCSESCKIGHHTNPRDRCACNCETSQVITANCCPAKKNLATLKVFRLRANKLYGDKWTETDGSVEVTFGKTVRRTEVITDDNNPRWRETFEYGPVKLSISQQLTFKVYDADSYWNSDLLGECSFDLRSGDVTETCYFEYGTFVFSYSLICAPSLQGKQCENYSRSPMDAKLAKIFRSRNGILVKDMWKLQAAQNNSSKLYYKSDYL; from the exons ATGATGGGGTGGATGTGCCGTTGCCTTGTCACCTGCTGGATGTGGTGTTCTCTTCTCTTCATACTGAATGCAGAAGAAGAGCCAGAACTAGGTGGGCCAGAAGAATGCAACGATGCTCACTTCATACCTGGATACAACCTTGGAGGAGAGGGCTTTGACGTTGTGAAGATGGAGCGAAAAGGGTCTTTCGTGATCGACATGGAGAAGTGGGACATAGGAAACGGTAGTTGCAGAATGTATCAGAACTCATATTTGAAGAATGTAAAGCAGAAGATACCGGTAGCTGTGAAGTTTTGGAGAACCCTCCCAAAATGTTCAAAGAAGGTTGGCAGCATGATTTATGACTCCAGTGAAGCTCTCGCGAAAGGTTCTACCTCGTCGATTTCGAACAACTGGAAAGCTGGACTAGATGTGCCAATGACGGCTTCGGTTTCTTTAGGAGGCACTCATTCCCGTGAAGCAACATATGCATTGGACAAGTCCAAAGAAGACAAGTACAGTTTCACCAAGCATGTTGTCAAATGCAGCTTCTACAG CTACAAAATAGCATCTTCACCACCACTGCATCAGGAGTTTCTTCAGGCTGTTAAGTCTCTTCCACCAGAATATAATAAAGAATCTTATCAGGAAATAATTGACCTGTTTGGCACACACTATACCAAAGGAGTGAATTTAGGTGGGAGGATGAAAGCGGTAACAGCTATTAGAACCTGTCAAGCATCAACAAGTGACCTTACCGACACGGCAGTTAAAGACTGTTTGGATGTGGAGGCATCGGGTACGTACAACGGTGTCACCCTGAAAGCAGAGGCCCACCACTGTCAAGAGCTaaagaagagactgaacacaAAGGAGAAATTCAGCTCAATGTTTAATGAGCGACAGACAGACATCATTGGAGGCAACATCAATGGTGAGGATATCCTTTTCTCTCCTACTTCACATCCAAATGCATTAAATGCTTGGCTGGAATCTCTGAAGACCATCCCAGATGTGGTAATGTACTCTCTTCAACCCCTGCACTCCGTGCTGGATAACAAGCACCCTGCTAAGAAAGGACTCAAGAAAGCAATTGAGACGTATATCCttgaaaatggtttaaaaaatgtttgctcTGAGTCTTGTAAGATTGGGCATCACACTAATCCAAGGGATCGCTGTGCCTGTAACTGTGAAACAAGTCAGGTTATTACGGCCAACTGCTGTCCTGCTAAAAAAAATCTAGCCACGCTGAAGGTTTTCAGGCTTAGGGCCAACAAATTATACGGAGACAAATGGACTGAAACTGATGGCTCGGTTGAAGTAACGTTTGGGAAAACAGTCAGACGCACCGAAGTGATTACAGATGACAACAATCCCCGCTGGAGAGAAACTTTTGAGTATGGTCCTGTCAAGCTGTCTATCAGTCAACAGCTCACTTTCAAAGTATACGACGCAGACTCTTACTGGAACAGTGATCTTCTTGGAGAGTGCTCCTTTGACCTGAGAAGTGGAGATGTGACTGAGACATGTTACTTTGAATATGGAACCTTTGTTTTCTCCTATTCTTTAATTTGTGCTCCTAGTCTGCAGggtaaacaatgtgaaaattaTAGTCGTTCTCCAATGGACGCCAAACTGGCCAAAATATTCCGCTCCAGAAACGGCATTCTGGTGAAAGATATGTGGAAACTCCAGGCAGCTCAGAACAACTCCAGTAAGCTCTACTATAAGAGTGATTATCTGTAA
- the LOC111195512 gene encoding perforin-1 isoform X1, which produces MKDWASTAHTSAKAKTGMMGWMCRCLVTCWMWCSLLFILNAEEEPELGGPEECNDAHFIPGYNLGGEGFDVVKMERKGSFVIDMEKWDIGNGSCRMYQNSYLKNVKQKIPVAVKFWRTLPKCSKKVGSMIYDSSEALAKGSTSSISNNWKAGLDVPMTASVSLGGTHSREATYALDKSKEDKYSFTKHVVKCSFYSYKIASSPPLHQEFLQAVKSLPPEYNKESYQEIIDLFGTHYTKGVNLGGRMKAVTAIRTCQASTSDLTDTAVKDCLDVEASGTYNGVTLKAEAHHCQELKKRLNTKEKFSSMFNERQTDIIGGNINGEDILFSPTSHPNALNAWLESLKTIPDVVMYSLQPLHSVLDNKHPAKKGLKKAIETYILENGLKNVCSESCKIGHHTNPRDRCACNCETSQVITANCCPAKKNLATLKVFRLRANKLYGDKWTETDGSVEVTFGKTVRRTEVITDDNNPRWRETFEYGPVKLSISQQLTFKVYDADSYWNSDLLGECSFDLRSGDVTETCYFEYGTFVFSYSLICAPSLQGKQCENYSRSPMDAKLAKIFRSRNGILVKDMWKLQAAQNNSSKLYYKSDYL; this is translated from the exons ATGATGGGGTGGATGTGCCGTTGCCTTGTCACCTGCTGGATGTGGTGTTCTCTTCTCTTCATACTGAATGCAGAAGAAGAGCCAGAACTAGGTGGGCCAGAAGAATGCAACGATGCTCACTTCATACCTGGATACAACCTTGGAGGAGAGGGCTTTGACGTTGTGAAGATGGAGCGAAAAGGGTCTTTCGTGATCGACATGGAGAAGTGGGACATAGGAAACGGTAGTTGCAGAATGTATCAGAACTCATATTTGAAGAATGTAAAGCAGAAGATACCGGTAGCTGTGAAGTTTTGGAGAACCCTCCCAAAATGTTCAAAGAAGGTTGGCAGCATGATTTATGACTCCAGTGAAGCTCTCGCGAAAGGTTCTACCTCGTCGATTTCGAACAACTGGAAAGCTGGACTAGATGTGCCAATGACGGCTTCGGTTTCTTTAGGAGGCACTCATTCCCGTGAAGCAACATATGCATTGGACAAGTCCAAAGAAGACAAGTACAGTTTCACCAAGCATGTTGTCAAATGCAGCTTCTACAG CTACAAAATAGCATCTTCACCACCACTGCATCAGGAGTTTCTTCAGGCTGTTAAGTCTCTTCCACCAGAATATAATAAAGAATCTTATCAGGAAATAATTGACCTGTTTGGCACACACTATACCAAAGGAGTGAATTTAGGTGGGAGGATGAAAGCGGTAACAGCTATTAGAACCTGTCAAGCATCAACAAGTGACCTTACCGACACGGCAGTTAAAGACTGTTTGGATGTGGAGGCATCGGGTACGTACAACGGTGTCACCCTGAAAGCAGAGGCCCACCACTGTCAAGAGCTaaagaagagactgaacacaAAGGAGAAATTCAGCTCAATGTTTAATGAGCGACAGACAGACATCATTGGAGGCAACATCAATGGTGAGGATATCCTTTTCTCTCCTACTTCACATCCAAATGCATTAAATGCTTGGCTGGAATCTCTGAAGACCATCCCAGATGTGGTAATGTACTCTCTTCAACCCCTGCACTCCGTGCTGGATAACAAGCACCCTGCTAAGAAAGGACTCAAGAAAGCAATTGAGACGTATATCCttgaaaatggtttaaaaaatgtttgctcTGAGTCTTGTAAGATTGGGCATCACACTAATCCAAGGGATCGCTGTGCCTGTAACTGTGAAACAAGTCAGGTTATTACGGCCAACTGCTGTCCTGCTAAAAAAAATCTAGCCACGCTGAAGGTTTTCAGGCTTAGGGCCAACAAATTATACGGAGACAAATGGACTGAAACTGATGGCTCGGTTGAAGTAACGTTTGGGAAAACAGTCAGACGCACCGAAGTGATTACAGATGACAACAATCCCCGCTGGAGAGAAACTTTTGAGTATGGTCCTGTCAAGCTGTCTATCAGTCAACAGCTCACTTTCAAAGTATACGACGCAGACTCTTACTGGAACAGTGATCTTCTTGGAGAGTGCTCCTTTGACCTGAGAAGTGGAGATGTGACTGAGACATGTTACTTTGAATATGGAACCTTTGTTTTCTCCTATTCTTTAATTTGTGCTCCTAGTCTGCAGggtaaacaatgtgaaaattaTAGTCGTTCTCCAATGGACGCCAAACTGGCCAAAATATTCCGCTCCAGAAACGGCATTCTGGTGAAAGATATGTGGAAACTCCAGGCAGCTCAGAACAACTCCAGTAAGCTCTACTATAAGAGTGATTATCTGTAA